Proteins encoded together in one Larus michahellis chromosome 4, bLarMic1.1, whole genome shotgun sequence window:
- the CAPNS2 gene encoding calpain small subunit 2: protein MFLAKALLSGASGSGRGGSLARGLGGLLTGGGHGGNLGGLVGGLVNLISEAAAQYNPEPPPPPRNHFTNVEAYESEEIRQFRRLFAQLAGDDMEVCATELRDILNKVVSRHQDLKTDGFSLDTCRSMVAVMDSDTNGKLGFEEFKYLWNNIKKWQCVYKQYDTDQSGTVGRAQLPGALKAAGFHLNEQLCQVIVRRYADEHGSMDFNNFISCLVRLDSMFRAFKSLDQDGDGQIKMTIEDWLQLTVYS, encoded by the coding sequence ATGTTCCTCGCTAAAGCTTTGCTGAGTGGAGCAAGTGGAAGTGGTCGTGGAGGGAGCCTTGCACGTGGTCTTGGAGGTCTCCTAACAGGAGGTGGACATGGAGGGAATCTTGGAGGACTTGTTGGAGGTCTTGTCAATCTTATAAGTGAAGCAGCAGCTCAGTATAATCCGGAGCCACCTCCACCTCCTCGCAATCATTTTACGAATGTGGAAGCTTATGAGAGTGAGGAGATCAGACAGTTTCGTCGCCTTTTTGCCCAGCTGGCTGGAGATGATATGGAAGTGTGTGCCACAGAGTTAAGGGACATCCTGAACAAAGTGGTTTCCAGACATCAAGACTTGAAGACAGATGGCTTCAGCTTAGACACATGCCGTAGCATGGTAGCCGTCATGGACAGTGATACAAATGGCAAACTGGGCTTTGAAGAGTTTAAGTATCTGTGGAACAACATCAAGAAATGGCAATGTGTATACAAGCAGTATGATACTGATCAGTCAGGCACTGTCGGGAGAGCTCAGCTGCCAGGCGCCTTGAAGGCTGCAGGGTTCCATCTGAACGAACAACTCTGCCAGGTAATTGTGCGCAGGTATGCCGATGAGCACGGTAGCATGGATTTCAACAACTTCATTAGCTGCTTGGTACGACTGGACAGCATGTTCCGGGCCTTCAAGTCCCTGGACCAAGATGGAGATGGACAGATCAAAATGACCATTGAAGACTGGCTGCAGCTGACCGTGTACTCGTGA